Proteins co-encoded in one Triticum urartu cultivar G1812 unplaced genomic scaffold, Tu2.1 TuUngrouped_contig_6592, whole genome shotgun sequence genomic window:
- the LOC125530835 gene encoding uncharacterized protein LOC125530835 isoform X3: protein MVEYDHILFTSTGENDTTQQREVTSVQCPTSTSVDNSSSPHDGFVCSDSPIESFVADDDDSHMSEEQDDEYFAFAGRGDDEDLVDAFTTDTIVPDLYDHVYHNIPVSRWMM, encoded by the exons ATGGTGGAATATGATCACATACTTTTCACTAGCACAG GAGAAAATGATACTACCCAGCAGAGGGAAGTCACATCGGTGCAATGTCCAACATCTACATCAGTGGACAATTCATCATCACCCCACGATGGTTTCGTATGTTCAGATTCCCCAATAGAAAGCTTTGTCGCCGATGATGATGATTCTCACATGTctgaagaacaagatgatgagTACTTCGCATTTGCTGGGAGAG GTGACGATGAAGACTTGGTAGATGCCTTTACAACAGACACCATTGTCCCCGACCTATATGATcatgtctaccacaatatacca
- the LOC125530835 gene encoding uncharacterized protein LOC125530835 isoform X1: MLTPKPDCNHCGAKRFQYETSGFCCRSGKINLAHSEPPLELQMLYTSSDPNAVHFRENIRYFNGHFSFTTLGVSLDNRYTNMSSGVYTFRAHGQIYHNVFSFGPTQDGPKHLELYFYDDDPSLQHRFRHSPNLDRDVIRRLVDILKENPYSETFRNLGGVDDLEEYRIELNTDTRLDQRRYNLPISSEVAAIWVKGNELCKHFDCSIVLFGNDNKRYSIRPYYRCYDPLSYPLFFPRGEIGWHPEIPKNGVNLNEILQSRRSGRHSLGTYTNSRLCVSVRDYYCYKFQIRCGVFNTMLYGKRLFQQYVVDMYIKVESSRLDYIRNHQKQIRADLYQGVVDSLQAGENCADAVGKWTILPTSFIGGKRDRRRRYLDAMALVQKYGKPDIFLTMTCNPNWDEIISELEPGQTPQDRLDLIVQVFRAKLEDLKIQLFKKHMLGKVAAYVYVIEFQKSGLPHAHFLLIMEGRYKLTCPKQYDCLISAELPDKSKYPELYKMVVKHMMHGPCGVLNPKNVCMQNGSCKNYYPRPFNPSTLQGKDSYPIYRRRDEDVVQRYGVKI; this comes from the exons ATGTTGACACCAAAACCTGATTGCAATCATTGTGGTGCAAAGAGGTTCCAGTATGAAACAAGTGGATTTTGTTGTCGGTCCGGAAAGATTAACCTAGCACACTCAGAACCTCCCTTGGAACTTCAAATGTTATACACAAGTTCAGATCCCAATGCTGTGCATTTTAGGGAGAACATTCGGTACTTTAATGGACACTTCTCATTCACCACCCTTGGAGTCAGTCTGGACAATAGATACACAAACATGAGTTCAGGAGTGTATACGTTCCGAGCTCACGGTCAGATTTACCACAACGTCTTCTCATTTGGTCCAACTCAAGATGGACCTAAGCATTTGGAGCTCTACTTCTATGATGATGATCCAAGTTTACAACATAGGTTTCGGCACTCCCCAAACCTAGACCGAGATGTCATTCGTAGGCTTGTCGACATCCTCAAGGAAAATCCTTATTCTGAGACATTCAGGAATCTAGGTGGAGTCGATGACCTTGAGGAATACCGTATTGAACTGAATACCGATACGAGGTTGGACCAACGGAGATATAACTTGCCTATATCATCGGAGGTTGCGGCTATTTGGGTTAAGGGTAATGAACTATGTAAGCACTTTGATTGTAGCATAGTACTGTTTGGTAACGACAACAAGAGATATAGCATACGACCATATTATAGATGCTATGATCCGTTGTCTTACCCTTTATTCTTTCCAAGAGGGGAGATTGGTTGGCATCCTGAAATCCCAAAGAACGGCGTCAACTTGAATGAGATACTTCAATCTCGTCGCAGTGGTCGACATAGTCTAG GTACATATACAAATAGTCGATTATGCGTATCTGTTAGAGACTACTATTGCTACAAGTTTCAAATACGTTGTGGTGTATTTAACACCATGCTATACGGTAAACGACTGTTCCAACAGTATGTGGTTGATATGTACATCAAGGTTGAGAGCTCAAGATTGGACTATATCAGAAATCACCAGAAACAAATACGTGCTGATCTTTACCAAGGTGTTGTTGATAGCCTTCAAGCTGGGGAAAACTGTGCGGATGCAGTGGGCAAATGGACTATACTTCCTACATCATTTATTGGGGGAAAGAGAGATAGGAGACGAAGGTATCTTGATGCCATGGCCTTGGTGCAAAAGTATGGGAAACCAGACATATTTTTAACCATGACTTGCAATCCGAATTGGGATGAGATAATTAGTGAGCTGGAGCCTGGACAAACCCCACAGGATCGCCTTGATCTTATCGTACAAGTATTTCGAGCAAAGTTGGAAGACCTCAAGATACAACTTTTTAAAAAGCACATGCTCGGTAAGGTAGCAGCATATGTGTATGTCATTGAGTTTCAGAAAAGTGGTCTGCCACATGCTCATTTCCTCCTAATCATGGAGGGGAGGTACAAGCTAACTTGCCCAAAGCAATATGACTGTCTAATATCTGCTGAATTGCCAGACAAATCCAAGTACCCAGAGTTGTACAAAATGGTCGTCAAGCACATGATGCATGGCCCGTGTGGAGTCCTCAACCCCAAGAACGTGTGCATGCAAAATGGTAGCTGCAAGAACTACTATCCACGACCATTTAATCCGTCAACCCTTCAGGGAAAGGACTCATATCCCATATACCGGAGGAGAGATGAGGACGTCGTGCAAAGGTACGGGGTGAAGATTTAG